One window of Felis catus isolate Fca126 chromosome D4, F.catus_Fca126_mat1.0, whole genome shotgun sequence genomic DNA carries:
- the GLT6D1 gene encoding putative glycosyltransferase 6 domain-containing protein 1 isoform X2, giving the protein MENQRQKVPEASRKSAFLPTSSGIFCTRPPAEELRLSDWFHPGLSTVWGFCNDVSATHVGRRSFQLSRELTCGTDPQDRAMRKRPDVVTITDWLAPVIWEGTFNRQVLGRYYGRQNLTIGLAVLATGRTADQYLELFMRSANKHFMSGYRVVFYIMVDALPRLPDLEPDPLRTFKVLPIKGDRWGDFHLTRMSSLAEHILGHIEDEVDFLFSMTVNRVFQNDFGVETLGASVAQLHAWWYFKNKDIPYERRPKLAACIPFGQGDFYYDGSVIGGRPLEVLTLIEGYLQGVTHDHKNGLNSTYERHLNKYFFTHKPTKLLSPEYSWNAALRPPPQVWSVKATRLSRRYF; this is encoded by the exons ATGGAAAACCAGAGACAGAAAGTCCCAGAGGCATCCAGAAAGTCAGCTTTCTTGCCTACCAGCTCGGGAATATTCTGCACACG GCCTCCCGCAGAAGAACTCAGGCTCTCAGACTGGTTTCATCCTGG ATTGTCTACGGTTTGGGGCTTTTGCAATGATGTTTCAGCGACCCACGTTGGACGTCGATCTTTTCAACTGTCGCGCGAGTTGACGTGTGGGACGGATCCCCAAGACAGAGCCATGAG GAAACGCCCTGATGTTGTAACAATCACAGACTGGCTGGCCCCAGTCATATGGGAAGGCACCTTCAATAGACAGGTCCTGGGGAGATACTACGGGAGACAGAACCTCACCATAGGCTTGGCTGTCCTTGCTACTGGCAG GACTGCGGACCAGTACCTGGAGCTATTCATGCGATCGGCGAATAAGCACTTCATGAGCGGCTACAGAGTTGTCTTTTACATCATGGTGGACGCCTTGCCCAGGCTGCCGGACCTGGAGCCAGATCCTCTCCGAACTTTCAAGGTCCTCCCCATCAAAGGAGACCGGTGGGGTGACTTTCACCTCACACGCATGAGTTCCCTGGCCGAGCACATACTAGGGCACATTGAGGACGAAGTCGACTTTCTGTTCAGCATGACCGTCAACAGGGTCTTCCAGAACGACTTTGGGGTGGAGACCCTGGGCGCGTCCGTGGCTCAGCTCCATGCctggtggtattttaaaaacaaggacatCCCTTACGAGAGGAGGCCCAAATTGGCAGCGTGCATCCCGTTTGGGCAGGGGGACTTCTACTATGACGGCTCGGTCATTGGTGGCAGGCCCCTGGAGGTCTTAACCCTCATCGAAGGTTACCTGCAAGGGGTCACTCACGACCACAAGAATGGGCTGAACAGCACCTACGAGAGGCACCTGAACAAGTATTTTTTCACGCACAAGCCCACCAAGCTGCTGTCTCCCGAATACAGCTGGAACGCTGCACTCCGGCCCCCCCCACAGGTCTGGTCGGTCAAGGCCACGCGGCTCTCCCGCCGGTACTTCTGA
- the GLT6D1 gene encoding putative glycosyltransferase 6 domain-containing protein 1 isoform X4, with protein sequence MSHGATEPRTHGPPAEELRLSDWFHPGLSTVWGFCNDVSATHVGRRSFQLSRELTCGTDPQDRAMRKRPDVVTITDWLAPVIWEGTFNRQVLGRYYGRQNLTIGLAVLATGRTADQYLELFMRSANKHFMSGYRVVFYIMVDALPRLPDLEPDPLRTFKVLPIKGDRWGDFHLTRMSSLAEHILGHIEDEVDFLFSMTVNRVFQNDFGVETLGASVAQLHAWWYFKNKDIPYERRPKLAACIPFGQGDFYYDGSVIGGRPLEVLTLIEGYLQGVTHDHKNGLNSTYERHLNKYFFTHKPTKLLSPEYSWNAALRPPPQVWSVKATRLSRRYF encoded by the exons ATGAGCCACGGAGCCACGGAGCCACGAACACACGG GCCTCCCGCAGAAGAACTCAGGCTCTCAGACTGGTTTCATCCTGG ATTGTCTACGGTTTGGGGCTTTTGCAATGATGTTTCAGCGACCCACGTTGGACGTCGATCTTTTCAACTGTCGCGCGAGTTGACGTGTGGGACGGATCCCCAAGACAGAGCCATGAG GAAACGCCCTGATGTTGTAACAATCACAGACTGGCTGGCCCCAGTCATATGGGAAGGCACCTTCAATAGACAGGTCCTGGGGAGATACTACGGGAGACAGAACCTCACCATAGGCTTGGCTGTCCTTGCTACTGGCAG GACTGCGGACCAGTACCTGGAGCTATTCATGCGATCGGCGAATAAGCACTTCATGAGCGGCTACAGAGTTGTCTTTTACATCATGGTGGACGCCTTGCCCAGGCTGCCGGACCTGGAGCCAGATCCTCTCCGAACTTTCAAGGTCCTCCCCATCAAAGGAGACCGGTGGGGTGACTTTCACCTCACACGCATGAGTTCCCTGGCCGAGCACATACTAGGGCACATTGAGGACGAAGTCGACTTTCTGTTCAGCATGACCGTCAACAGGGTCTTCCAGAACGACTTTGGGGTGGAGACCCTGGGCGCGTCCGTGGCTCAGCTCCATGCctggtggtattttaaaaacaaggacatCCCTTACGAGAGGAGGCCCAAATTGGCAGCGTGCATCCCGTTTGGGCAGGGGGACTTCTACTATGACGGCTCGGTCATTGGTGGCAGGCCCCTGGAGGTCTTAACCCTCATCGAAGGTTACCTGCAAGGGGTCACTCACGACCACAAGAATGGGCTGAACAGCACCTACGAGAGGCACCTGAACAAGTATTTTTTCACGCACAAGCCCACCAAGCTGCTGTCTCCCGAATACAGCTGGAACGCTGCACTCCGGCCCCCCCCACAGGTCTGGTCGGTCAAGGCCACGCGGCTCTCCCGCCGGTACTTCTGA
- the GLT6D1 gene encoding putative glycosyltransferase 6 domain-containing protein 1 isoform X3 has translation MNLKRKIVVLVSCVFSFLLLEHRLRPPAEELRLSDWFHPGLSTVWGFCNDVSATHVGRRSFQLSRELTCGTDPQDRAMRKRPDVVTITDWLAPVIWEGTFNRQVLGRYYGRQNLTIGLAVLATGRTADQYLELFMRSANKHFMSGYRVVFYIMVDALPRLPDLEPDPLRTFKVLPIKGDRWGDFHLTRMSSLAEHILGHIEDEVDFLFSMTVNRVFQNDFGVETLGASVAQLHAWWYFKNKDIPYERRPKLAACIPFGQGDFYYDGSVIGGRPLEVLTLIEGYLQGVTHDHKNGLNSTYERHLNKYFFTHKPTKLLSPEYSWNAALRPPPQVWSVKATRLSRRYF, from the exons ATGAATTTGAAGAGAAAGATTGTGGTGCTGGTTTCATGTGTGTTTTCCTTCCTGCTGCTGGAGCATCGTCTCAG GCCTCCCGCAGAAGAACTCAGGCTCTCAGACTGGTTTCATCCTGG ATTGTCTACGGTTTGGGGCTTTTGCAATGATGTTTCAGCGACCCACGTTGGACGTCGATCTTTTCAACTGTCGCGCGAGTTGACGTGTGGGACGGATCCCCAAGACAGAGCCATGAG GAAACGCCCTGATGTTGTAACAATCACAGACTGGCTGGCCCCAGTCATATGGGAAGGCACCTTCAATAGACAGGTCCTGGGGAGATACTACGGGAGACAGAACCTCACCATAGGCTTGGCTGTCCTTGCTACTGGCAG GACTGCGGACCAGTACCTGGAGCTATTCATGCGATCGGCGAATAAGCACTTCATGAGCGGCTACAGAGTTGTCTTTTACATCATGGTGGACGCCTTGCCCAGGCTGCCGGACCTGGAGCCAGATCCTCTCCGAACTTTCAAGGTCCTCCCCATCAAAGGAGACCGGTGGGGTGACTTTCACCTCACACGCATGAGTTCCCTGGCCGAGCACATACTAGGGCACATTGAGGACGAAGTCGACTTTCTGTTCAGCATGACCGTCAACAGGGTCTTCCAGAACGACTTTGGGGTGGAGACCCTGGGCGCGTCCGTGGCTCAGCTCCATGCctggtggtattttaaaaacaaggacatCCCTTACGAGAGGAGGCCCAAATTGGCAGCGTGCATCCCGTTTGGGCAGGGGGACTTCTACTATGACGGCTCGGTCATTGGTGGCAGGCCCCTGGAGGTCTTAACCCTCATCGAAGGTTACCTGCAAGGGGTCACTCACGACCACAAGAATGGGCTGAACAGCACCTACGAGAGGCACCTGAACAAGTATTTTTTCACGCACAAGCCCACCAAGCTGCTGTCTCCCGAATACAGCTGGAACGCTGCACTCCGGCCCCCCCCACAGGTCTGGTCGGTCAAGGCCACGCGGCTCTCCCGCCGGTACTTCTGA
- the GLT6D1 gene encoding putative glycosyltransferase 6 domain-containing protein 1 isoform X9, with protein MNLKRKIVVLVSCVFSFLLLEHRLRKRPDVVTITDWLAPVIWEGTFNRQVLGRYYGRQNLTIGLAVLATGRTADQYLELFMRSANKHFMSGYRVVFYIMVDALPRLPDLEPDPLRTFKVLPIKGDRWGDFHLTRMSSLAEHILGHIEDEVDFLFSMTVNRVFQNDFGVETLGASVAQLHAWWYFKNKDIPYERRPKLAACIPFGQGDFYYDGSVIGGRPLEVLTLIEGYLQGVTHDHKNGLNSTYERHLNKYFFTHKPTKLLSPEYSWNAALRPPPQVWSVKATRLSRRYF; from the exons ATGAATTTGAAGAGAAAGATTGTGGTGCTGGTTTCATGTGTGTTTTCCTTCCTGCTGCTGGAGCATCGTCTCAG GAAACGCCCTGATGTTGTAACAATCACAGACTGGCTGGCCCCAGTCATATGGGAAGGCACCTTCAATAGACAGGTCCTGGGGAGATACTACGGGAGACAGAACCTCACCATAGGCTTGGCTGTCCTTGCTACTGGCAG GACTGCGGACCAGTACCTGGAGCTATTCATGCGATCGGCGAATAAGCACTTCATGAGCGGCTACAGAGTTGTCTTTTACATCATGGTGGACGCCTTGCCCAGGCTGCCGGACCTGGAGCCAGATCCTCTCCGAACTTTCAAGGTCCTCCCCATCAAAGGAGACCGGTGGGGTGACTTTCACCTCACACGCATGAGTTCCCTGGCCGAGCACATACTAGGGCACATTGAGGACGAAGTCGACTTTCTGTTCAGCATGACCGTCAACAGGGTCTTCCAGAACGACTTTGGGGTGGAGACCCTGGGCGCGTCCGTGGCTCAGCTCCATGCctggtggtattttaaaaacaaggacatCCCTTACGAGAGGAGGCCCAAATTGGCAGCGTGCATCCCGTTTGGGCAGGGGGACTTCTACTATGACGGCTCGGTCATTGGTGGCAGGCCCCTGGAGGTCTTAACCCTCATCGAAGGTTACCTGCAAGGGGTCACTCACGACCACAAGAATGGGCTGAACAGCACCTACGAGAGGCACCTGAACAAGTATTTTTTCACGCACAAGCCCACCAAGCTGCTGTCTCCCGAATACAGCTGGAACGCTGCACTCCGGCCCCCCCCACAGGTCTGGTCGGTCAAGGCCACGCGGCTCTCCCGCCGGTACTTCTGA
- the GLT6D1 gene encoding putative glycosyltransferase 6 domain-containing protein 1 isoform X10, whose amino-acid sequence MNTNTVPGTWKRPDVVTITDWLAPVIWEGTFNRQVLGRYYGRQNLTIGLAVLATGRTADQYLELFMRSANKHFMSGYRVVFYIMVDALPRLPDLEPDPLRTFKVLPIKGDRWGDFHLTRMSSLAEHILGHIEDEVDFLFSMTVNRVFQNDFGVETLGASVAQLHAWWYFKNKDIPYERRPKLAACIPFGQGDFYYDGSVIGGRPLEVLTLIEGYLQGVTHDHKNGLNSTYERHLNKYFFTHKPTKLLSPEYSWNAALRPPPQVWSVKATRLSRRYF is encoded by the exons ATGAACACCAAcacagtgcccggcacatg GAAACGCCCTGATGTTGTAACAATCACAGACTGGCTGGCCCCAGTCATATGGGAAGGCACCTTCAATAGACAGGTCCTGGGGAGATACTACGGGAGACAGAACCTCACCATAGGCTTGGCTGTCCTTGCTACTGGCAG GACTGCGGACCAGTACCTGGAGCTATTCATGCGATCGGCGAATAAGCACTTCATGAGCGGCTACAGAGTTGTCTTTTACATCATGGTGGACGCCTTGCCCAGGCTGCCGGACCTGGAGCCAGATCCTCTCCGAACTTTCAAGGTCCTCCCCATCAAAGGAGACCGGTGGGGTGACTTTCACCTCACACGCATGAGTTCCCTGGCCGAGCACATACTAGGGCACATTGAGGACGAAGTCGACTTTCTGTTCAGCATGACCGTCAACAGGGTCTTCCAGAACGACTTTGGGGTGGAGACCCTGGGCGCGTCCGTGGCTCAGCTCCATGCctggtggtattttaaaaacaaggacatCCCTTACGAGAGGAGGCCCAAATTGGCAGCGTGCATCCCGTTTGGGCAGGGGGACTTCTACTATGACGGCTCGGTCATTGGTGGCAGGCCCCTGGAGGTCTTAACCCTCATCGAAGGTTACCTGCAAGGGGTCACTCACGACCACAAGAATGGGCTGAACAGCACCTACGAGAGGCACCTGAACAAGTATTTTTTCACGCACAAGCCCACCAAGCTGCTGTCTCCCGAATACAGCTGGAACGCTGCACTCCGGCCCCCCCCACAGGTCTGGTCGGTCAAGGCCACGCGGCTCTCCCGCCGGTACTTCTGA
- the GLT6D1 gene encoding putative glycosyltransferase 6 domain-containing protein 1 isoform X7 encodes MNLKRKIVVLVSCVFSFLLLEHRLRPPAEELRLSDWFHPGKRPDVVTITDWLAPVIWEGTFNRQVLGRYYGRQNLTIGLAVLATGRTADQYLELFMRSANKHFMSGYRVVFYIMVDALPRLPDLEPDPLRTFKVLPIKGDRWGDFHLTRMSSLAEHILGHIEDEVDFLFSMTVNRVFQNDFGVETLGASVAQLHAWWYFKNKDIPYERRPKLAACIPFGQGDFYYDGSVIGGRPLEVLTLIEGYLQGVTHDHKNGLNSTYERHLNKYFFTHKPTKLLSPEYSWNAALRPPPQVWSVKATRLSRRYF; translated from the exons ATGAATTTGAAGAGAAAGATTGTGGTGCTGGTTTCATGTGTGTTTTCCTTCCTGCTGCTGGAGCATCGTCTCAG GCCTCCCGCAGAAGAACTCAGGCTCTCAGACTGGTTTCATCCTGG GAAACGCCCTGATGTTGTAACAATCACAGACTGGCTGGCCCCAGTCATATGGGAAGGCACCTTCAATAGACAGGTCCTGGGGAGATACTACGGGAGACAGAACCTCACCATAGGCTTGGCTGTCCTTGCTACTGGCAG GACTGCGGACCAGTACCTGGAGCTATTCATGCGATCGGCGAATAAGCACTTCATGAGCGGCTACAGAGTTGTCTTTTACATCATGGTGGACGCCTTGCCCAGGCTGCCGGACCTGGAGCCAGATCCTCTCCGAACTTTCAAGGTCCTCCCCATCAAAGGAGACCGGTGGGGTGACTTTCACCTCACACGCATGAGTTCCCTGGCCGAGCACATACTAGGGCACATTGAGGACGAAGTCGACTTTCTGTTCAGCATGACCGTCAACAGGGTCTTCCAGAACGACTTTGGGGTGGAGACCCTGGGCGCGTCCGTGGCTCAGCTCCATGCctggtggtattttaaaaacaaggacatCCCTTACGAGAGGAGGCCCAAATTGGCAGCGTGCATCCCGTTTGGGCAGGGGGACTTCTACTATGACGGCTCGGTCATTGGTGGCAGGCCCCTGGAGGTCTTAACCCTCATCGAAGGTTACCTGCAAGGGGTCACTCACGACCACAAGAATGGGCTGAACAGCACCTACGAGAGGCACCTGAACAAGTATTTTTTCACGCACAAGCCCACCAAGCTGCTGTCTCCCGAATACAGCTGGAACGCTGCACTCCGGCCCCCCCCACAGGTCTGGTCGGTCAAGGCCACGCGGCTCTCCCGCCGGTACTTCTGA
- the GLT6D1 gene encoding putative glycosyltransferase 6 domain-containing protein 1 isoform X12 has translation MNLKRKIVVLVSCVFSFLLLEHRLRPPAEELRLSDWFHPGTADQYLELFMRSANKHFMSGYRVVFYIMVDALPRLPDLEPDPLRTFKVLPIKGDRWGDFHLTRMSSLAEHILGHIEDEVDFLFSMTVNRVFQNDFGVETLGASVAQLHAWWYFKNKDIPYERRPKLAACIPFGQGDFYYDGSVIGGRPLEVLTLIEGYLQGVTHDHKNGLNSTYERHLNKYFFTHKPTKLLSPEYSWNAALRPPPQVWSVKATRLSRRYF, from the exons ATGAATTTGAAGAGAAAGATTGTGGTGCTGGTTTCATGTGTGTTTTCCTTCCTGCTGCTGGAGCATCGTCTCAG GCCTCCCGCAGAAGAACTCAGGCTCTCAGACTGGTTTCATCCTGG GACTGCGGACCAGTACCTGGAGCTATTCATGCGATCGGCGAATAAGCACTTCATGAGCGGCTACAGAGTTGTCTTTTACATCATGGTGGACGCCTTGCCCAGGCTGCCGGACCTGGAGCCAGATCCTCTCCGAACTTTCAAGGTCCTCCCCATCAAAGGAGACCGGTGGGGTGACTTTCACCTCACACGCATGAGTTCCCTGGCCGAGCACATACTAGGGCACATTGAGGACGAAGTCGACTTTCTGTTCAGCATGACCGTCAACAGGGTCTTCCAGAACGACTTTGGGGTGGAGACCCTGGGCGCGTCCGTGGCTCAGCTCCATGCctggtggtattttaaaaacaaggacatCCCTTACGAGAGGAGGCCCAAATTGGCAGCGTGCATCCCGTTTGGGCAGGGGGACTTCTACTATGACGGCTCGGTCATTGGTGGCAGGCCCCTGGAGGTCTTAACCCTCATCGAAGGTTACCTGCAAGGGGTCACTCACGACCACAAGAATGGGCTGAACAGCACCTACGAGAGGCACCTGAACAAGTATTTTTTCACGCACAAGCCCACCAAGCTGCTGTCTCCCGAATACAGCTGGAACGCTGCACTCCGGCCCCCCCCACAGGTCTGGTCGGTCAAGGCCACGCGGCTCTCCCGCCGGTACTTCTGA
- the GLT6D1 gene encoding putative glycosyltransferase 6 domain-containing protein 1 isoform X1 has product MDVPEPMTGAPWSPPGRSVQPGDDEFEEKDCGAGFMCVFLPAAGASSQASRRRTQALRLVSSWNKDHNCASRTDHCKDRMNTNTVPGTWKRPDVVTITDWLAPVIWEGTFNRQVLGRYYGRQNLTIGLAVLATGRTADQYLELFMRSANKHFMSGYRVVFYIMVDALPRLPDLEPDPLRTFKVLPIKGDRWGDFHLTRMSSLAEHILGHIEDEVDFLFSMTVNRVFQNDFGVETLGASVAQLHAWWYFKNKDIPYERRPKLAACIPFGQGDFYYDGSVIGGRPLEVLTLIEGYLQGVTHDHKNGLNSTYERHLNKYFFTHKPTKLLSPEYSWNAALRPPPQVWSVKATRLSRRYF; this is encoded by the exons atGGATGTCCCAGAGCCTATGACGGGAGCGCCCTGGAGTCCACCTGGACGGAGTGTCCAGCCAG GAGACGATGAATTTGAAGAGAAAGATTGTGGTGCTGGTTTCATGTGTGTTTTCCTTCCTGCTGCTGGAGCATCGTCTCAG GCCTCCCGCAGAAGAACTCAGGCTCTCAGACTGGTTTCATCCTGG AACAAGGACCATAATTGTGCTTCCCGCACAGACCACTGCAAGGACCGAATGAACACCAAcacagtgcccggcacatg GAAACGCCCTGATGTTGTAACAATCACAGACTGGCTGGCCCCAGTCATATGGGAAGGCACCTTCAATAGACAGGTCCTGGGGAGATACTACGGGAGACAGAACCTCACCATAGGCTTGGCTGTCCTTGCTACTGGCAG GACTGCGGACCAGTACCTGGAGCTATTCATGCGATCGGCGAATAAGCACTTCATGAGCGGCTACAGAGTTGTCTTTTACATCATGGTGGACGCCTTGCCCAGGCTGCCGGACCTGGAGCCAGATCCTCTCCGAACTTTCAAGGTCCTCCCCATCAAAGGAGACCGGTGGGGTGACTTTCACCTCACACGCATGAGTTCCCTGGCCGAGCACATACTAGGGCACATTGAGGACGAAGTCGACTTTCTGTTCAGCATGACCGTCAACAGGGTCTTCCAGAACGACTTTGGGGTGGAGACCCTGGGCGCGTCCGTGGCTCAGCTCCATGCctggtggtattttaaaaacaaggacatCCCTTACGAGAGGAGGCCCAAATTGGCAGCGTGCATCCCGTTTGGGCAGGGGGACTTCTACTATGACGGCTCGGTCATTGGTGGCAGGCCCCTGGAGGTCTTAACCCTCATCGAAGGTTACCTGCAAGGGGTCACTCACGACCACAAGAATGGGCTGAACAGCACCTACGAGAGGCACCTGAACAAGTATTTTTTCACGCACAAGCCCACCAAGCTGCTGTCTCCCGAATACAGCTGGAACGCTGCACTCCGGCCCCCCCCACAGGTCTGGTCGGTCAAGGCCACGCGGCTCTCCCGCCGGTACTTCTGA
- the GLT6D1 gene encoding putative glycosyltransferase 6 domain-containing protein 1 isoform X5, with product MCVFLPAAGASSQASRRRTQALRLVSSWNKDHNCASRTDHCKDRMNTNTVPGTWKRPDVVTITDWLAPVIWEGTFNRQVLGRYYGRQNLTIGLAVLATGRTADQYLELFMRSANKHFMSGYRVVFYIMVDALPRLPDLEPDPLRTFKVLPIKGDRWGDFHLTRMSSLAEHILGHIEDEVDFLFSMTVNRVFQNDFGVETLGASVAQLHAWWYFKNKDIPYERRPKLAACIPFGQGDFYYDGSVIGGRPLEVLTLIEGYLQGVTHDHKNGLNSTYERHLNKYFFTHKPTKLLSPEYSWNAALRPPPQVWSVKATRLSRRYF from the exons ATGTGTGTTTTCCTTCCTGCTGCTGGAGCATCGTCTCAG GCCTCCCGCAGAAGAACTCAGGCTCTCAGACTGGTTTCATCCTGG AACAAGGACCATAATTGTGCTTCCCGCACAGACCACTGCAAGGACCGAATGAACACCAAcacagtgcccggcacatg GAAACGCCCTGATGTTGTAACAATCACAGACTGGCTGGCCCCAGTCATATGGGAAGGCACCTTCAATAGACAGGTCCTGGGGAGATACTACGGGAGACAGAACCTCACCATAGGCTTGGCTGTCCTTGCTACTGGCAG GACTGCGGACCAGTACCTGGAGCTATTCATGCGATCGGCGAATAAGCACTTCATGAGCGGCTACAGAGTTGTCTTTTACATCATGGTGGACGCCTTGCCCAGGCTGCCGGACCTGGAGCCAGATCCTCTCCGAACTTTCAAGGTCCTCCCCATCAAAGGAGACCGGTGGGGTGACTTTCACCTCACACGCATGAGTTCCCTGGCCGAGCACATACTAGGGCACATTGAGGACGAAGTCGACTTTCTGTTCAGCATGACCGTCAACAGGGTCTTCCAGAACGACTTTGGGGTGGAGACCCTGGGCGCGTCCGTGGCTCAGCTCCATGCctggtggtattttaaaaacaaggacatCCCTTACGAGAGGAGGCCCAAATTGGCAGCGTGCATCCCGTTTGGGCAGGGGGACTTCTACTATGACGGCTCGGTCATTGGTGGCAGGCCCCTGGAGGTCTTAACCCTCATCGAAGGTTACCTGCAAGGGGTCACTCACGACCACAAGAATGGGCTGAACAGCACCTACGAGAGGCACCTGAACAAGTATTTTTTCACGCACAAGCCCACCAAGCTGCTGTCTCCCGAATACAGCTGGAACGCTGCACTCCGGCCCCCCCCACAGGTCTGGTCGGTCAAGGCCACGCGGCTCTCCCGCCGGTACTTCTGA
- the GLT6D1 gene encoding putative glycosyltransferase 6 domain-containing protein 1 isoform X13, producing the protein MSHGATEPRTHGPPAEELRLSDWFHPGTADQYLELFMRSANKHFMSGYRVVFYIMVDALPRLPDLEPDPLRTFKVLPIKGDRWGDFHLTRMSSLAEHILGHIEDEVDFLFSMTVNRVFQNDFGVETLGASVAQLHAWWYFKNKDIPYERRPKLAACIPFGQGDFYYDGSVIGGRPLEVLTLIEGYLQGVTHDHKNGLNSTYERHLNKYFFTHKPTKLLSPEYSWNAALRPPPQVWSVKATRLSRRYF; encoded by the exons ATGAGCCACGGAGCCACGGAGCCACGAACACACGG GCCTCCCGCAGAAGAACTCAGGCTCTCAGACTGGTTTCATCCTGG GACTGCGGACCAGTACCTGGAGCTATTCATGCGATCGGCGAATAAGCACTTCATGAGCGGCTACAGAGTTGTCTTTTACATCATGGTGGACGCCTTGCCCAGGCTGCCGGACCTGGAGCCAGATCCTCTCCGAACTTTCAAGGTCCTCCCCATCAAAGGAGACCGGTGGGGTGACTTTCACCTCACACGCATGAGTTCCCTGGCCGAGCACATACTAGGGCACATTGAGGACGAAGTCGACTTTCTGTTCAGCATGACCGTCAACAGGGTCTTCCAGAACGACTTTGGGGTGGAGACCCTGGGCGCGTCCGTGGCTCAGCTCCATGCctggtggtattttaaaaacaaggacatCCCTTACGAGAGGAGGCCCAAATTGGCAGCGTGCATCCCGTTTGGGCAGGGGGACTTCTACTATGACGGCTCGGTCATTGGTGGCAGGCCCCTGGAGGTCTTAACCCTCATCGAAGGTTACCTGCAAGGGGTCACTCACGACCACAAGAATGGGCTGAACAGCACCTACGAGAGGCACCTGAACAAGTATTTTTTCACGCACAAGCCCACCAAGCTGCTGTCTCCCGAATACAGCTGGAACGCTGCACTCCGGCCCCCCCCACAGGTCTGGTCGGTCAAGGCCACGCGGCTCTCCCGCCGGTACTTCTGA
- the GLT6D1 gene encoding putative glycosyltransferase 6 domain-containing protein 1 isoform X8, which translates to MSHGATEPRTHGPPAEELRLSDWFHPGKRPDVVTITDWLAPVIWEGTFNRQVLGRYYGRQNLTIGLAVLATGRTADQYLELFMRSANKHFMSGYRVVFYIMVDALPRLPDLEPDPLRTFKVLPIKGDRWGDFHLTRMSSLAEHILGHIEDEVDFLFSMTVNRVFQNDFGVETLGASVAQLHAWWYFKNKDIPYERRPKLAACIPFGQGDFYYDGSVIGGRPLEVLTLIEGYLQGVTHDHKNGLNSTYERHLNKYFFTHKPTKLLSPEYSWNAALRPPPQVWSVKATRLSRRYF; encoded by the exons ATGAGCCACGGAGCCACGGAGCCACGAACACACGG GCCTCCCGCAGAAGAACTCAGGCTCTCAGACTGGTTTCATCCTGG GAAACGCCCTGATGTTGTAACAATCACAGACTGGCTGGCCCCAGTCATATGGGAAGGCACCTTCAATAGACAGGTCCTGGGGAGATACTACGGGAGACAGAACCTCACCATAGGCTTGGCTGTCCTTGCTACTGGCAG GACTGCGGACCAGTACCTGGAGCTATTCATGCGATCGGCGAATAAGCACTTCATGAGCGGCTACAGAGTTGTCTTTTACATCATGGTGGACGCCTTGCCCAGGCTGCCGGACCTGGAGCCAGATCCTCTCCGAACTTTCAAGGTCCTCCCCATCAAAGGAGACCGGTGGGGTGACTTTCACCTCACACGCATGAGTTCCCTGGCCGAGCACATACTAGGGCACATTGAGGACGAAGTCGACTTTCTGTTCAGCATGACCGTCAACAGGGTCTTCCAGAACGACTTTGGGGTGGAGACCCTGGGCGCGTCCGTGGCTCAGCTCCATGCctggtggtattttaaaaacaaggacatCCCTTACGAGAGGAGGCCCAAATTGGCAGCGTGCATCCCGTTTGGGCAGGGGGACTTCTACTATGACGGCTCGGTCATTGGTGGCAGGCCCCTGGAGGTCTTAACCCTCATCGAAGGTTACCTGCAAGGGGTCACTCACGACCACAAGAATGGGCTGAACAGCACCTACGAGAGGCACCTGAACAAGTATTTTTTCACGCACAAGCCCACCAAGCTGCTGTCTCCCGAATACAGCTGGAACGCTGCACTCCGGCCCCCCCCACAGGTCTGGTCGGTCAAGGCCACGCGGCTCTCCCGCCGGTACTTCTGA